One stretch of Pseudoxanthomonas sp. Root65 DNA includes these proteins:
- the metK gene encoding methionine adenosyltransferase, whose amino-acid sequence MSSYLFTSESVSEGHPDKIADQISDAVLDAILAQDKRARVACETLVKTGAAIVAGEVTTTAWVDIESLARKVINDIGYDNSDVGFDGHTCAIINMLGKQSPDINQGVDRKKPEEQGAGDQGLMFGYACNEAPEFMPAPLYYSHRLVEQQAKVRKKGKLKWLRPDAKSQVTLRYDGNSILGLDAVVLSTQHDPDIKQKDLIEAVRAEILVPVLPKKWLDALPKNKVHINPTGKFVIGGPVGDCGLTGRKIIVDSYGGMARHGGGAFSGKDPSKVDRSAAYAARYVAKNIVAAGLADKCEVQVSYAIGVAEPTSISVTTFGTGKVGDDLIEKLIRKHFDLRPYGITRMLDLEHPIYQPTASYGHFGRKPKEISYTDGAGKKHTATAFSWEKTDRADALRKDAKIK is encoded by the coding sequence ATGTCCAGCTACCTGTTCACCTCCGAATCGGTCTCCGAAGGCCATCCGGACAAGATCGCCGACCAGATTTCCGATGCTGTGCTGGACGCGATCCTGGCCCAGGACAAGCGCGCACGCGTGGCCTGCGAGACGTTGGTGAAGACGGGTGCGGCCATCGTGGCCGGCGAAGTCACCACCACCGCGTGGGTCGACATCGAGTCGCTGGCGCGCAAGGTCATCAACGACATCGGCTACGACAATTCGGACGTCGGCTTCGACGGCCACACCTGCGCCATCATCAACATGCTGGGCAAGCAGTCGCCCGACATCAACCAGGGCGTGGACCGCAAGAAGCCGGAAGAACAGGGCGCCGGCGACCAGGGCTTGATGTTCGGCTACGCCTGCAACGAGGCGCCGGAATTCATGCCGGCCCCGCTGTACTACAGCCACCGCCTGGTCGAGCAGCAGGCCAAGGTGCGCAAGAAGGGCAAGCTGAAGTGGCTGCGCCCGGACGCCAAGTCGCAGGTCACCCTGCGCTACGACGGCAACAGCATCCTCGGCCTCGACGCTGTCGTGCTGTCGACCCAGCACGATCCGGACATCAAGCAGAAGGACCTGATCGAGGCCGTGCGCGCCGAGATCCTGGTGCCGGTGCTGCCGAAGAAGTGGCTGGATGCGCTGCCGAAGAACAAGGTGCACATCAACCCGACCGGCAAGTTCGTCATCGGCGGCCCGGTGGGCGACTGCGGCCTGACCGGCCGCAAGATCATCGTCGACAGCTACGGCGGCATGGCCCGCCACGGCGGCGGCGCGTTCTCGGGCAAGGATCCGTCGAAGGTCGACCGCTCGGCCGCCTACGCCGCGCGCTATGTGGCCAAGAACATCGTGGCCGCCGGCCTGGCCGACAAGTGCGAGGTGCAGGTCTCCTACGCCATCGGCGTGGCCGAGCCGACCTCGATCTCGGTCACCACCTTCGGCACCGGCAAGGTCGGCGACGACCTGATCGAGAAGCTGATCCGCAAGCACTTCGACCTGCGCCCGTACGGCATCACCAGGATGCTGGACCTGGAGCACCCGATCTACCAGCCGACCGCCAGCTACGGCCACTTCGGCCGCAAGCCGAAGGAGATCAGCTACACCGACGGCGCCGGCAAGAAGCACACCGCGACCGCCTTCTCGTGGGAGAAGACCGACCGCGCCGACGCGCTGCGCAAGGACGCCAAGATCAAGTGA
- a CDS encoding acyl-CoA thioesterase: MDTLKSHQLTMTVLMTPDMANFSGKVHGGAILKLLDQVAYACGSRYAGKYVVTLSVDQVMFRQAINVGELVTFLASVNHTGTSSMEIGIKVVAEDIRKQSVRHANSCFFTMVAVDDEGRTTPVPPLEPSTPDEIRRFAAARLRRQLREEMERRHAELGSLAAENA; this comes from the coding sequence ATGGACACCCTGAAAAGCCACCAGCTCACCATGACCGTGCTGATGACGCCGGACATGGCCAACTTTTCCGGCAAGGTCCACGGCGGCGCCATCCTCAAGCTGCTCGACCAGGTGGCCTACGCCTGCGGCAGCCGCTATGCCGGCAAGTACGTGGTCACCCTGTCGGTGGACCAGGTGATGTTCCGCCAGGCCATCAACGTGGGCGAACTGGTGACCTTCCTGGCCTCGGTCAACCACACCGGCACCTCGTCGATGGAAATCGGCATCAAGGTGGTGGCCGAGGACATCCGCAAGCAGAGCGTGCGCCACGCCAACAGCTGCTTCTTCACCATGGTGGCGGTGGACGACGAGGGTCGGACCACCCCGGTCCCGCCGCTGGAACCGTCCACGCCGGACGAGATCCGCCGCTTCGCCGCCGCGCGCCTGCGCCGTCAGTTGCGCGAGGAAATGGAACGGCGACACGCCGAGCTCGGCAGCCTGGCGGCGGAAAACGCCTGA
- a CDS encoding ATP-binding cassette domain-containing protein, with product MSLMQFQRVDFSVGGPLLLEHVDLSIEAGERVCIVGRNGMGKSTLMRLMAGELKPDDGEIRVQNGVVVARMAQEVPQDTQGTVFDVVAQGLGDLGQLLARYHHALHDGDMDAMGEAQAQIEAQHGWDLDLRVQQVLTRLELPEETDFAALSGGMKRRVLLAQALVRNPGILLLDEPTNHLDIEAIAWLEGFLKSFGGSIVFVTHDRSFLRSLATRILEIDRGQLTSWPGDYDNYLRRREERLHAEAQENARFDKLLAQEEVWIRQGIKARRTRNEGRVTALKAMRRERAQRRDLSGNVRMEAAAAQSSGKKVIEATHITQAYDGRVLLDDVSATIMRGDRVGIVGPNGAGKSTLLKILLGELAPQQGEVKLGTGLQIAYFDQHRSQLDDTRTTLENVAEGSDFVEINGSRKHVIGYLQDFLFSPERARAPITRLSGGERNRLLLAKLFAQPSNLLVMDEPTNDLDVETLELLEELLLDYKGTLLLVSHDRDFLDNVVTSTLVLEGEGRLGDYVGGYSDWLRQRRTPAATSATPAKPTLSHQPEPAAAKRKLGFKEARELELLPSRIEALEGEVAKRTAAMNDPAYYQQSPADLQRANDELAAKQAELDHAYQRWSELDG from the coding sequence ATGTCATTGATGCAATTCCAGCGGGTCGACTTCAGCGTCGGCGGGCCGCTTCTCCTCGAACACGTCGACCTGTCCATCGAAGCCGGCGAGCGCGTCTGCATCGTCGGCCGCAACGGCATGGGCAAATCCACCCTGATGCGGCTGATGGCAGGCGAACTGAAGCCGGACGACGGCGAGATCCGCGTGCAGAACGGCGTGGTGGTCGCACGCATGGCGCAGGAAGTGCCGCAGGACACGCAGGGCACCGTGTTCGACGTGGTCGCCCAGGGCCTGGGCGACCTGGGCCAGCTGCTGGCGCGTTACCACCACGCGCTGCACGACGGCGACATGGACGCGATGGGCGAAGCCCAAGCGCAGATCGAAGCCCAGCACGGCTGGGACCTGGACCTGCGCGTGCAGCAGGTGCTGACGCGCCTGGAGCTGCCGGAAGAGACCGACTTCGCCGCGCTGTCCGGCGGCATGAAGCGCCGCGTGCTGCTGGCGCAGGCGCTGGTGCGCAATCCCGGCATCCTGCTGCTGGACGAGCCGACCAACCATCTCGACATCGAGGCGATCGCCTGGCTGGAAGGCTTCCTCAAGTCCTTCGGTGGCAGCATCGTGTTCGTCACCCACGACCGCAGCTTCCTGCGCTCGCTGGCCACGCGCATCCTCGAGATCGACCGCGGCCAGCTGACCAGCTGGCCCGGCGACTACGACAACTACCTGCGTCGCCGCGAAGAGCGCCTGCACGCCGAGGCGCAGGAGAACGCGCGCTTCGACAAGCTGCTGGCGCAGGAAGAGGTCTGGATCCGCCAAGGCATCAAGGCCCGCCGCACCCGCAACGAAGGCCGCGTGACCGCGCTGAAGGCGATGCGCCGCGAGCGGGCGCAGCGCCGCGACCTGTCCGGCAACGTGCGGATGGAAGCCGCAGCGGCGCAGTCGTCGGGCAAGAAAGTCATCGAGGCCACCCACATCACCCAGGCCTACGACGGCCGCGTTCTGCTCGACGACGTGTCGGCGACGATCATGCGTGGCGACCGCGTCGGCATCGTCGGTCCCAACGGCGCCGGCAAGTCGACACTGCTGAAGATCCTGCTGGGCGAACTGGCCCCGCAGCAGGGCGAGGTGAAACTGGGCACCGGCCTGCAGATCGCCTACTTCGACCAGCACCGCAGCCAGCTGGACGACACCCGCACCACGCTGGAGAACGTCGCCGAGGGCAGCGATTTCGTCGAGATCAACGGCAGCCGCAAGCATGTGATCGGCTACCTGCAGGACTTCCTGTTCTCGCCCGAGCGCGCCCGCGCGCCGATCACCCGCCTGTCCGGCGGCGAGCGCAACCGGCTGCTGCTGGCCAAGCTGTTCGCGCAGCCGTCCAACCTGCTGGTGATGGACGAACCCACCAACGACCTGGACGTGGAAACGCTGGAACTGTTGGAAGAGCTGCTGCTGGACTACAAGGGCACGCTGCTGCTGGTCAGCCATGACCGCGACTTCCTCGACAACGTGGTCACCAGTACGCTGGTGCTGGAAGGCGAGGGCCGGCTGGGCGACTACGTGGGCGGTTACTCCGATTGGCTGCGCCAGCGGCGCACGCCTGCCGCAACCTCCGCCACGCCTGCCAAGCCGACGCTGTCGCACCAGCCCGAACCCGCCGCCGCCAAGCGCAAGCTCGGCTTCAAGGAAGCGCGCGAGCTG